The genomic region GCCGCTGCTTGCGCTCGCGGCCAGCAGCGCTGCAGTCGGCGTGGCTTTCATCGTGTCCAACGGCTTCTTCCTTGCGCTCAGCGGCACCGCTGCCCCGCTTAGCCTCGGCGAATTTGTGCTGGCCGTGGCGCCTTACTTCCCTGCCTATCTGGCGTCGGCCATGCTCTATCTGACCCCGGCACTGATAGCGGCGGCGCTGTGGCAGAAATCGCGGGCCATCGCAGAATAACGCAGATTTTACGAGCGATAACTAGCATCGGCCAAAATGGAATGCAATAGGATATATATTCGACAGAAAAGGTGTCAATTACTTATACAATACAAGCCATTAACTCATTAATCATAGCGCCGGGAGCTCACATTATGAATACCATCAGACGGCTGTCATCCGGGTATCTGCATCTGTGTCTCATGCTGTGTTTGTTGACCGCCGTATCGCCCAGTATTGCTGCCGCCCCGCTTCCCGGGGCGAAACAACAAAATGTAACCCTGGCTAACGGCACCGAGATTCCGGTCACGATGTTTCCGGGCCGCAGCAACGCCATCCTGCTCTGGCTGCCTTCTGAAAACGGCCTGGTTCCGGCCGAATTCAATGCCGCGAGTGAAATCGCCAAATCCGGTGTCGAAGTGTGGCTGGCAGATTTGCATGCCGCCTATTTCCTGCCAATAGTCCCAGCAGCCTGCAGCAGATACCGGTGGACAATGTTGCCCGGCTCATTGCTGCCAGCGCCCGCCGCAGCGGCAAGAAGATTTATCTGGTCAGCGAAGGTAATGGCGCCGCACTGGCACTGACAGCCGCGGCTGCATTGCACGATGACCGGCGCGACTTGCGCGGCGCGATCCTGCTATCGCCCAACCTCTATGTCGCTACCCCCGAGCCGGGTGAAGATGCACGGTATCTGCCGGTAACCACGGCCACTCACCTCCCGCTTGCCATCCTGCAGCCCGAACTCTCGCCCTGGCGCTGGCACCTCGATCAGCTCCAGACCCTGCTCAGCCGGGGCGGCGCAAGCGTCGCGATCAAACTGTTACCCAAGGTGCGCGACCGTTTTTATTTCCGCGACGATGCCTTGCCGGCGGAACAGGCACTCGCGCCATCCCTGCCGCAATTAATAATAAATGCCTATAAACAACTCGGAGGAAAGCAACCTTGAAGAATATCTGTCTATCAATCCTGCTCAGCCTGGCCCTGGCCACGAGCGTCGCCCAAGCGCGCGAACTCAAGCCTTATCAGGGCGGCGCTACCCCGCCGCTCGCGCTCAAGGATCTCGCCGGCAACACGCACAAGCTCGAGGACTACCGCGGGCGCGTGGTACTGGTTAATTTCTGGGCCAGCTGGTGCCCGCCCTGCCGCGCCGAGATGCCGTCGATGCAGCGCCTGAAGGAGAAGCTAGCCGGCAAGCCCTTCACCATCCTCGCCGTCGACATGGGTGAAACGCCCGATGTCGTCAGCGCCTATATCAAAACCGTCCATACCGACTTTACCGTGCTGCTCGACAGCGACGGCCATGCGCTCAAAAGCTGGAAAGTGTTCGCCTTCCCTACCAGCTACGTGATCGACGGCACCGGCAGGATACGCTATGCGCTGTTCGGCTCAACCGAATGGGATGAAGCGGAGACGCTGCAAAAGATCAACGACCTGCTGCCCTCCGCCACACCCTGATGAATGCACCCGCTCCTGCTGCTGAAATCAGCATAGTCGCTATCATCGCCGACCTTCCTGCGGCCCAGTGGGACGCGCTGACCGGCGGCAACCCGTTTCTGTGCCACGCATTCCTGGCGGCATTGCAGGAATCGGGCTGCGCGACCCAGCGCACGGGATGGCAGGCGCAATTTATCACGCTGTGGCAGGACGACCAACTGATCGGTGCGCTGCCGCTTTATCTCAAGCGCCACTCCTACGGCGAATATGTGTTCGATTGGGCCTGGGCGGAAGCGTACGAACGCCAGGGACTGGACTATTATCCCAAGCTGCTGTGCGCCGTGCCCTTCAGCCCGATTACCGGTCTGCGTGCACTTGGCGCGACAGCGGGGGTCCGTGCCACGCTGATTCAGGCCGCCCTGCAGATGGCGCAACAACTGGAGGTATCCTCTCTGCACTGCCTGTTCCCCGACGAGATGCAAGTCCGGGAATTTCAGCAGGCGGGCATGATGTTGCGCCAGGGTGTGCAGTTCCACTGGCAGAATCCGGGCTATGCCGATTTCGACGCCTATCTGGCGGCAATGAACAACGACAAGCGCAAGAAGATCAAGCAGGAACGCCGCCGCGTGCGCGATGCCGGCATCAGCTTTACCCATCACACCGGTCAGAACATTACGTCTGCGCACTGGGCGTTTTTCGTGCGCTGCTACGACAGCACTTATATCCAGCACCGCTCGACGCCGTATCTGAATCTGGATTTCTTCCAGCGCATCGGCATCACCATGCCGGACAATGTGCTGCTGATCATCGCCTGGCGCGACGGCCAGCCTATCGCCAGCGCGCTCAATATCTACACGCCGGACACTCTGTATGGCCGCTACTGGGGCGCGCTGGAATACCATCCCGGCCTGCATTTCGAGACCTGTTACTATCAGACGATAGAATTCTGCATCGCCGAAAAAATCGCGGTATTTGAAGGCGGCGCGCAAGGTGAACACAAGATTGCCCGCGGCTTTCTACCAGTCACCACCTGGTCAGCACATTGGCTGGCACACCCCCGATTCAGTCGCGCGGTGGAAGATTTTCTGGCGCGGGAAACCGAAGGCATGTCTCGTTACACCGATGAGCTCAATGAGCACAATCCGTTCAAGCAGCTGCCGTCAGACTGATTTGCGCCATGCCA from Sulfuriferula sp. AH1 harbors:
- a CDS encoding GNAT family N-acetyltransferase, with protein sequence MNAPAPAAEISIVAIIADLPAAQWDALTGGNPFLCHAFLAALQESGCATQRTGWQAQFITLWQDDQLIGALPLYLKRHSYGEYVFDWAWAEAYERQGLDYYPKLLCAVPFSPITGLRALGATAGVRATLIQAALQMAQQLEVSSLHCLFPDEMQVREFQQAGMMLRQGVQFHWQNPGYADFDAYLAAMNNDKRKKIKQERRRVRDAGISFTHHTGQNITSAHWAFFVRCYDSTYIQHRSTPYLNLDFFQRIGITMPDNVLLIIAWRDGQPIASALNIYTPDTLYGRYWGALEYHPGLHFETCYYQTIEFCIAEKIAVFEGGAQGEHKIARGFLPVTTWSAHWLAHPRFSRAVEDFLARETEGMSRYTDELNEHNPFKQLPSD
- a CDS encoding TlpA disulfide reductase family protein; translation: MKNICLSILLSLALATSVAQARELKPYQGGATPPLALKDLAGNTHKLEDYRGRVVLVNFWASWCPPCRAEMPSMQRLKEKLAGKPFTILAVDMGETPDVVSAYIKTVHTDFTVLLDSDGHALKSWKVFAFPTSYVIDGTGRIRYALFGSTEWDEAETLQKINDLLPSATP